One genomic window of Niveibacterium sp. SC-1 includes the following:
- a CDS encoding molybdopterin cofactor-binding domain-containing protein has protein sequence MNPPDADVLTHEALLARVRPRPDAADKLRAQVRYPTDRYASAKGESALHGAILGSPHPHARILAIDTSAAVALPGVHAVVTAPDIPGRTHYGLRVIDRPILCADKVRCIGDPIAAVAADTLAIARAACALIRVEYALLPVVEDPELALAADAETLHEGGNLLHSVRHGWGELEAAMQAATHVVEDEYETARQMHGYLETEGGIVEPDGAGGLIVHFACQHPARDAEVIADMLRLPAGMVRVIGTPIGGSYGGKDELTIQPVAALLAWKSGRAVRLQLSRPESVDLGVKRHPFRIRMKSGCDAQGRLLFHMASLVADTGAYATHGPEILDAAQEHAVGPYAWPALAVEGRLAYTNNGIAGAFRGFGAVQTQFALERQISRLAEACGIDGLAFRRMNLVAPDASGPMGQVVAPFDGPRRVLDVLAEHPLWQQRRPRDEGRYRHGVGLALVHRSDGFGRGGPNAARIAIGLAPDGAIEIRCGFTEMGQNLIDTVRVLGARLLGCAESDLRAVLGDSARAPDSGSTAASRATAILWRGLGRHGAEWRKRLCALAAPPLGRMPDQLQAGEGGIRGADGALLLSYALLAASLGDALPELLISLEAEETPSDIAAAHYVFGACAALAEVRVDTWSGRAELTRMVIAAALGPVISPQGFLGQMEGGAMMGAGLALTEHLPTAGGRYLARNLDGYLMPTLMDAPRFEIIAVQGLPEGDEIGPRGAGEIGVNIAAPAVAEAIAAALAMPVRRLPVLPEHILDHLDMPEGAA, from the coding sequence ATGAATCCCCCCGACGCGGACGTACTCACGCACGAGGCGCTGCTCGCGCGCGTCCGCCCGAGGCCCGACGCGGCGGACAAGCTGCGCGCGCAAGTGCGCTACCCCACCGACCGCTATGCGAGTGCGAAGGGCGAGAGCGCCTTGCACGGCGCCATCCTCGGCAGCCCGCATCCGCATGCGCGCATCCTCGCCATCGACACCTCGGCCGCCGTGGCACTGCCCGGCGTGCACGCGGTGGTGACGGCACCGGACATTCCCGGGCGCACCCACTACGGCCTGCGGGTGATCGACCGCCCCATTCTCTGCGCCGACAAGGTGCGCTGCATCGGCGACCCGATCGCCGCGGTCGCGGCCGACACGCTGGCGATCGCCCGCGCAGCCTGCGCGCTGATCCGCGTCGAATACGCGCTGCTGCCTGTGGTGGAAGATCCGGAACTAGCGCTCGCGGCCGACGCAGAAACCCTGCATGAAGGCGGCAACCTGCTGCATTCGGTCCGTCACGGTTGGGGCGAACTCGAGGCCGCGATGCAGGCCGCCACGCATGTCGTCGAGGACGAGTACGAGACCGCACGCCAGATGCACGGCTATCTCGAAACCGAGGGCGGCATCGTCGAGCCCGATGGCGCGGGCGGTCTGATCGTGCACTTCGCCTGCCAGCATCCGGCGCGCGACGCGGAGGTGATCGCCGACATGCTGCGCCTGCCGGCGGGCATGGTGCGCGTGATCGGCACGCCGATCGGCGGCTCCTACGGTGGCAAGGACGAGCTCACGATCCAGCCGGTCGCCGCGTTGCTCGCCTGGAAGAGCGGCCGCGCGGTGCGCCTGCAGCTCTCGCGGCCGGAGTCGGTGGACCTCGGCGTCAAGCGCCACCCTTTCCGCATCCGCATGAAGAGCGGCTGCGACGCGCAGGGGCGGCTGCTTTTCCACATGGCGAGCCTCGTCGCCGACACCGGGGCCTACGCCACGCATGGCCCCGAGATCCTCGACGCGGCGCAGGAGCATGCGGTCGGCCCCTACGCCTGGCCCGCGCTCGCAGTGGAGGGGCGGCTCGCCTACACCAACAACGGCATCGCCGGCGCTTTCCGCGGCTTCGGCGCGGTGCAGACGCAGTTCGCGCTGGAGCGACAGATCTCGCGGCTCGCCGAGGCCTGCGGCATCGACGGGCTCGCCTTCCGCCGGATGAACCTTGTAGCGCCCGATGCGTCCGGTCCGATGGGCCAGGTGGTCGCGCCCTTCGATGGTCCGCGGCGGGTGCTCGATGTGCTGGCGGAGCATCCGCTGTGGCAGCAGCGCAGACCAAGAGACGAGGGCCGCTATCGCCACGGCGTAGGGCTCGCGCTCGTGCATCGCAGCGACGGCTTCGGCCGTGGCGGTCCCAATGCGGCCCGGATCGCGATCGGTCTCGCGCCCGACGGCGCGATCGAGATCCGCTGCGGCTTCACCGAGATGGGCCAGAACCTGATCGACACCGTGCGCGTGCTCGGCGCGCGCCTGCTCGGTTGTGCGGAAAGCGATCTGCGCGCGGTGCTCGGCGACAGCGCACGCGCACCCGACTCCGGCTCCACCGCGGCCTCGCGCGCCACCGCGATCCTCTGGCGCGGACTCGGCCGCCACGGCGCGGAATGGCGCAAGCGCCTCTGCGCACTGGCTGCACCACCGCTCGGCCGCATGCCGGATCAGCTGCAGGCGGGCGAAGGCGGCATCCGCGGTGCAGACGGTGCCCTGCTGCTTTCCTATGCCTTGCTCGCGGCCTCGCTGGGCGACGCTCTGCCGGAACTGCTCATCAGCCTTGAAGCTGAAGAGACCCCGAGCGACATCGCCGCGGCGCACTACGTCTTCGGTGCCTGCGCCGCGCTCGCCGAGGTGCGGGTCGACACCTGGAGCGGCCGCGCGGAACTGACCCGCATGGTGATCGCCGCCGCGCTCGGGCCGGTGATCTCGCCGCAGGGCTTCCTCGGTCAGATGGAAGGCGGTGCGATGATGGGCGCGGGCCTCGCGCTCACCGAACATCTGCCGACCGCAGGAGGCCGCTATCTCGCACGCAACCTCGACGGCTACCTGATGCCCACGCTCATGGACGCGCCGCGCTTCGAGATCATCGCGGTGCAGGGGTTGCCCGAGGGCGACGAGATCGGACCGCGCGGCGCCGGCGAGATCGGGGTGAACATCGCCGCGCCCGCGGTGGCCGAGGCGATCGCAGCCGCACTCGCCATGCCGGTGCGCCGCCTGCCGGTATTGCCGGAACACATCCTCGACCACCTGGACATGCCGGAGGGCGCCGCATGA
- a CDS encoding FAD binding domain-containing protein yields the protein MKRAAAGMPDAPPTAPRGLQVLRPITAREAIALQAARRDAVFIAGGTALQLGWNEGIPSVLIAVDALHEAQGVRLAGQTLRIGTAVRLEALRHDALVREHAPLLAQACGEIGAFGVRNLATLGGNIAWRMGDTLPALLAAEALAELADGRCLPLAGLLKAGTLPLLVAVHWPLHPLAFSFFEKLSHRASFSPSRLTVAGLQGPGPLCLAAGAAGLPARRLLHCETLLQRDADASDSALSDAALADLAGDATRARLLQRVLRGHLAARPLAESAR from the coding sequence TTGAAGCGGGCCGCCGCCGGGATGCCCGACGCCCCGCCCACCGCTCCCCGCGGCCTGCAGGTCCTGCGCCCCATCACCGCACGGGAGGCGATTGCCTTGCAGGCGGCACGGCGCGATGCTGTCTTCATCGCCGGTGGCACGGCGCTCCAGCTGGGCTGGAACGAAGGCATCCCGAGCGTCCTGATCGCGGTCGACGCGCTGCATGAGGCGCAGGGCGTACGACTCGCGGGGCAGACCCTGCGGATCGGCACGGCGGTGCGACTGGAAGCCTTGCGCCACGACGCGCTCGTGCGCGAGCACGCGCCGCTGCTCGCGCAAGCCTGCGGCGAGATCGGTGCATTCGGCGTGCGCAACCTCGCCACCCTGGGCGGCAACATCGCCTGGCGCATGGGCGACACCCTGCCGGCCCTGCTCGCGGCCGAGGCGCTGGCCGAACTTGCAGACGGCCGCTGCCTGCCGCTCGCTGGTCTGCTCAAGGCCGGCACCTTGCCGCTGTTGGTGGCCGTGCATTGGCCCCTGCACCCGCTCGCCTTCAGCTTCTTCGAGAAGCTCTCGCATCGCGCGAGTTTCTCGCCCTCGCGCCTCACCGTGGCCGGCCTGCAGGGGCCGGGGCCCTTGTGCCTTGCGGCCGGTGCCGCGGGCCTGCCCGCCCGCCGCCTCCTGCATTGCGAGACGCTGCTCCAGCGCGACGCCGATGCGAGTGATTCGGCCTTGTCCGATGCCGCGCTGGCGGACCTCGCCGGCGACGCGACGCGCGCGCGACTGCTGCAGCGCGTCCTGCGCGGTCACCTCGCCGCGCGTCCACTTGCGGAGTCCGCACGATGA
- a CDS encoding nucleoside deaminase: MSYPAQGLVPTPEQILRHLRRSNLVAERAIALGHHPFGAVLVGPDQETVLLEQCNIDTVNHAESTLARIAATNFAPEFLWGCTLYTAVEPCCMCAGTAYWANIGRVVFGMTEAQLLEATGDHKENPTMSVSSRYVFDHCQKSVELIGPVPEIIAETVAMQQAFWKSR; the protein is encoded by the coding sequence ATGAGCTATCCCGCACAGGGCCTCGTGCCCACGCCTGAACAGATCCTGCGCCACCTGCGCCGCTCCAACCTCGTCGCCGAACGCGCGATCGCGCTCGGCCACCATCCCTTCGGCGCCGTGCTGGTCGGGCCCGACCAGGAAACCGTGCTGCTGGAGCAATGCAATATCGACACGGTGAACCACGCGGAATCCACGCTCGCGCGCATCGCAGCCACCAACTTCGCCCCCGAGTTCCTCTGGGGCTGCACGCTCTACACCGCGGTCGAGCCCTGCTGCATGTGCGCCGGCACCGCCTACTGGGCCAACATCGGCCGCGTGGTCTTCGGCATGACCGAGGCGCAACTCCTGGAAGCCACCGGCGACCACAAGGAGAACCCGACCATGAGCGTCTCTTCGCGCTATGTCTTCGACCACTGCCAGAAGTCGGTGGAATTGATCGGTCCGGTGCCGGAGATCATCGCGGAGACGGTGGCGATGCAGCAGGCCTTCTGGAAGTCCCGTTGA
- a CDS encoding ABC transporter permease, protein MNPALLKLLDRTAPVLTLLAVLLVWEIGCRAFAVPAFVLPAPSVVVASVPSLELSTWSGHILATLQVSLIGYLVSILLAVPLAIGITGSRFLARTVLPWLIVIQSTPIVAIAPIIVVTLGAGTLPRVVITTLISFFPIVIYTASGLASVPAELIELSRSLRASRSREYWQIRLPYAIPHIFSALKVAITLAVIGAVVAEFVAAEKGLGYLILFSTSSFKIPVAFAALAILVCCSLLLYAAIVWLQQRCFPWSVIKSAD, encoded by the coding sequence ATGAACCCCGCCCTGCTGAAACTCCTGGACCGGACGGCACCCGTACTCACCCTGCTGGCAGTGCTGCTCGTATGGGAGATCGGCTGCCGCGCCTTCGCCGTGCCTGCCTTCGTACTGCCCGCGCCCAGCGTGGTGGTGGCCTCGGTGCCCAGCCTCGAACTCTCGACCTGGTCCGGGCACATCCTGGCGACGCTGCAGGTGTCACTCATTGGCTACCTCGTCTCCATCCTGCTCGCGGTGCCGCTCGCCATCGGCATCACCGGATCACGCTTCCTTGCGCGCACCGTGCTGCCCTGGCTGATCGTCATCCAGTCCACGCCCATCGTCGCGATCGCGCCGATCATCGTGGTCACCCTGGGTGCCGGGACGCTGCCGCGGGTGGTGATCACGACGCTGATCAGCTTCTTCCCGATCGTCATCTACACCGCCTCGGGCCTCGCCTCGGTACCGGCGGAGCTGATCGAGCTCTCGCGCTCGCTGCGCGCGAGCCGCAGCCGCGAGTACTGGCAGATCCGCCTCCCCTACGCGATCCCGCACATCTTCTCGGCGCTCAAGGTGGCGATCACACTGGCGGTGATCGGCGCGGTGGTGGCGGAGTTCGTCGCCGCCGAAAAAGGCCTGGGCTACCTGATCCTTTTCTCCACCTCGTCCTTCAAGATCCCGGTGGCCTTTGCCGCGCTCGCGATACTGGTCTGCTGCAGCCTGCTGCTCTACGCCGCCATCGTGTGGCTGCAGCAGCGCTGCTTCCCCTGGAGCGTGATCAAGTCCGCCGACTGA
- a CDS encoding ABC transporter ATP-binding protein — MGHVIELSAVTQTFVSSDGSPVTALDKVKLALNKHEFVSVIGPSGCGKSTILRLIAGLIRPSSGTVSIYELPVTEPRDEIGVVFQKPTLLPWLSVLDNITFPMRHKYGRVDDKDRARAAELLTMTGLADFAHKRPNELSGGMQQRVAIARSLLHDPDILLMDEPFSALDALTRDEMSFELLRIWTERPKTVVFVTHSIQEALLLSDRIVVMSARPGRVAEIIDVPLPRPRSLETLAEPEFNRLARDIRLKVFSRKPEGAAA; from the coding sequence ATGGGACATGTCATCGAACTCTCCGCCGTCACGCAGACTTTCGTCTCCAGCGACGGCTCGCCGGTCACCGCGCTGGACAAGGTGAAGCTCGCGCTCAACAAGCATGAGTTCGTCTCGGTGATCGGGCCTTCGGGCTGCGGCAAATCCACCATCCTGCGGCTGATCGCCGGCCTCATCCGTCCCAGCTCCGGCACCGTCTCGATCTACGAGCTGCCGGTCACCGAACCGCGGGACGAGATCGGCGTGGTGTTCCAAAAGCCCACCTTGCTGCCCTGGCTCTCGGTGCTGGACAACATCACCTTCCCGATGCGCCACAAGTACGGCCGGGTCGACGACAAGGACCGCGCGCGCGCCGCCGAACTGCTGACCATGACCGGGCTCGCGGACTTCGCCCACAAGCGGCCCAACGAACTCTCCGGCGGCATGCAGCAGCGCGTCGCGATCGCGCGATCGCTGCTGCATGACCCTGACATCCTGCTGATGGACGAACCCTTCTCCGCGCTCGACGCACTCACCCGCGACGAGATGTCCTTCGAGTTGCTGCGCATCTGGACCGAGCGGCCGAAGACGGTGGTCTTCGTCACCCATTCGATCCAGGAGGCGTTGCTGCTCTCCGACCGCATCGTGGTGATGAGCGCGCGCCCCGGCCGCGTGGCCGAGATCATCGACGTGCCGCTGCCGCGCCCGCGTTCGCTGGAGACGCTGGCCGAACCGGAATTCAACCGGCTCGCCCGCGATATCCGTCTCAAGGTCTTCAGCCGCAAGCCGGAAGGAGCGGCGGCATGA
- a CDS encoding ABC transporter substrate-binding protein, whose protein sequence is MHFKQSLIAGLIGLASLSAHAADKLVVQLDWLPDGDKAAAYVGVKQGFYAAENLEVTIQPGRGSSDAITKVATGAADIATGGISALMMAAAEGGIPVKAVMSVYSKQPDALFTVKGGPITSFKSVVGKTIALPPFSSSAAIWPVVLEANNIDPKSVTLLKVDPAAMAPMLAAGKVDATINWTTVAPNFEGVLKQAGKELAVLPWSAFGLDGYGLSVFASDKLIAQRPDVLKRFLRAYKKATEFAVKNPEAAAADLKSMVPEADVTAAAAAFRASVPLIQNEISAKDGLGSFEPKLLAKTWSWVAKSKDYPMDKIDPEKLVDRSFLPK, encoded by the coding sequence ATGCACTTCAAGCAGTCATTGATCGCTGGCCTCATCGGCCTCGCCTCGCTCTCCGCCCATGCAGCGGACAAGCTCGTCGTCCAGCTCGACTGGCTGCCCGACGGCGACAAGGCCGCGGCCTACGTGGGCGTGAAGCAGGGCTTCTACGCCGCCGAGAACCTGGAAGTCACGATCCAGCCCGGCCGCGGCTCTTCCGACGCGATCACCAAGGTCGCCACCGGCGCGGCGGACATCGCCACTGGCGGCATCTCCGCGCTGATGATGGCGGCGGCCGAAGGCGGCATCCCGGTCAAGGCGGTGATGTCGGTGTACTCCAAGCAGCCCGATGCGCTCTTCACCGTGAAGGGCGGTCCCATCACCAGCTTCAAGTCGGTGGTCGGCAAGACCATCGCGCTGCCGCCCTTCTCCTCTTCCGCCGCGATCTGGCCGGTGGTGCTGGAAGCCAACAACATCGACCCGAAGTCGGTGACCTTGCTCAAGGTCGACCCCGCCGCGATGGCGCCCATGCTCGCCGCCGGCAAGGTGGATGCGACGATCAACTGGACTACTGTGGCCCCCAACTTCGAGGGCGTGCTCAAGCAGGCCGGCAAGGAACTCGCCGTGCTGCCCTGGTCGGCCTTCGGGCTCGACGGCTACGGCCTCTCGGTCTTCGCCTCGGACAAGCTCATCGCGCAACGCCCCGATGTGCTCAAGCGCTTCCTGCGCGCCTACAAGAAGGCCACCGAGTTCGCGGTGAAGAACCCCGAGGCCGCCGCGGCCGACCTGAAGTCCATGGTGCCGGAGGCCGACGTCACGGCGGCGGCCGCCGCCTTCCGCGCGTCCGTGCCGCTTATCCAGAACGAGATCTCCGCCAAGGACGGGCTGGGCAGCTTCGAGCCCAAGCTGCTCGCCAAGACCTGGAGCTGGGTGGCCAAGTCCAAGGACTACCCGATGGACAAGATCGACCCGGAAAAACTGGTCGATCGCAGCTTCCTGCCCAAGTAA
- a CDS encoding alpha/beta hydrolase — translation MDNPRKQMLLIHGAWQGSWAFAAWLPELARHGWTVHAVDLPGNGCTDDATPAEEISLDRYVAHVLAELERFEGPVVVVGHSGGGITASQVAEAAPEKVSALVYLAGMMLPSGRSFGDLIRECEALNPGADYCGIGAHLKWSPDGRFSSVPEDAAREGFLHDCPPSAAARAAASLRPQAESGRLMRNALTAARFGRVPRIYVEALYDRSVMLPLQRRMQLLTPGASRLTLACGHVPQLAEPVELAELLDAELTRLLVAPLGEPA, via the coding sequence ATGGACAACCCGCGCAAACAGATGCTGCTGATCCACGGCGCCTGGCAGGGCAGCTGGGCCTTCGCCGCCTGGCTGCCGGAACTCGCGCGGCACGGCTGGACCGTGCACGCGGTGGACCTGCCCGGCAACGGCTGCACCGACGATGCGACGCCGGCCGAAGAGATCTCGCTGGATCGCTACGTGGCGCACGTGCTGGCGGAGCTCGAACGCTTCGAGGGCCCGGTGGTGGTGGTGGGCCACAGCGGCGGCGGCATCACGGCCTCGCAGGTCGCCGAGGCCGCGCCCGAGAAGGTGTCGGCCCTCGTCTACCTCGCCGGCATGATGCTGCCCAGCGGCCGCTCCTTCGGCGACCTGATACGCGAATGCGAGGCGCTGAATCCGGGCGCCGACTACTGCGGCATCGGCGCGCATCTCAAGTGGAGCCCCGACGGTCGTTTCTCCAGCGTGCCCGAGGACGCCGCGCGCGAAGGCTTCCTGCATGACTGCCCGCCCAGCGCGGCCGCGCGCGCCGCCGCTTCGCTGAGACCACAGGCCGAGAGCGGACGGCTGATGCGCAACGCGCTGACGGCCGCGCGCTTCGGCCGCGTGCCACGCATCTACGTCGAAGCGCTCTACGACCGCTCGGTGATGCTGCCGCTGCAACGCCGGATGCAACTGCTCACCCCCGGCGCGAGCCGCCTCACGCTCGCCTGCGGCCATGTGCCGCAACTCGCCGAACCGGTCGAGCTGGCCGAACTGCTCGATGCCGAACTCACCCGCCTGCTCGTCGCGCCTCTGGGCGAGCCGGCCTGA
- a CDS encoding 2-oxoglutarate and iron-dependent oxygenase domain-containing protein, whose product MNAVSPAATATIPLIDVAPLRGDDARAKRAVAAAIRAAAEDHGFFYIREHGIPESLIKRVFTQTEGFFAQPAAAKLALDKARSFCHRGYEPLRGQTLEKDAPPDLKEGFYIGPEASEEEGRQHPWGVGPNQWPADLPGFRSTMEAYRDAMHGLAAVVMRGLALSLDLPEDYFEDFVGRDPLLTLRLLHYPPQPPDPMPGEKGCGAHTDFGSITLLLQDENGGLQVRDAASGGWIDAPPIPGTYVVNLGDLIARWTNGRYHSTLHRVINVSGRERHSVPFFMTGRGDHLVRCLPTCLAPGEAEKYPPVTVAQHMLDCYRRTYA is encoded by the coding sequence ATGAATGCCGTCTCCCCCGCCGCCACCGCAACGATCCCGCTGATCGACGTGGCCCCCTTGCGTGGTGACGACGCCCGGGCCAAACGGGCCGTCGCCGCGGCGATCCGCGCGGCGGCCGAGGATCACGGCTTCTTCTACATCCGCGAGCACGGCATTCCGGAGTCCCTGATCAAGCGGGTCTTCACCCAGACCGAAGGCTTCTTCGCGCAGCCCGCCGCGGCCAAGCTCGCGCTCGACAAGGCCCGCTCCTTCTGCCACCGCGGCTACGAGCCCCTGCGCGGCCAGACCCTCGAAAAGGATGCGCCGCCGGACCTCAAGGAAGGCTTCTACATCGGCCCCGAGGCGAGCGAGGAAGAAGGCCGCCAGCATCCCTGGGGCGTGGGGCCCAACCAGTGGCCCGCGGACCTGCCCGGCTTCCGTTCCACCATGGAGGCCTACCGCGACGCGATGCACGGCCTTGCCGCGGTGGTCATGCGTGGCCTCGCGCTTTCGCTGGACCTGCCCGAGGACTACTTCGAGGACTTCGTCGGGCGCGATCCGCTGCTCACCCTGCGCCTGCTCCACTACCCGCCGCAGCCACCCGATCCGATGCCCGGCGAGAAGGGCTGCGGCGCGCACACCGACTTCGGCAGCATCACCCTGCTCCTGCAGGACGAGAACGGCGGGCTGCAGGTCCGCGATGCGGCCAGCGGCGGCTGGATCGATGCACCGCCCATCCCCGGCACCTACGTGGTGAACCTCGGAGACCTGATCGCGCGCTGGACCAACGGCCGCTACCACTCGACCCTGCACCGGGTCATCAACGTCTCCGGGCGCGAGCGTCACTCGGTGCCCTTCTTCATGACCGGGCGCGGCGACCATCTGGTGCGCTGCCTGCCCACCTGCCTCGCACCCGGCGAGGCAGAGAAGTACCCGCCCGTCACGGTCGCGCAGCACATGCTCGACTGCTACCGGCGGACTTACGCGTAA
- a CDS encoding MarR family transcriptional regulator codes for MPSSRSSSRTTTARNANPRRRKPRQRDYERLSDFRYALRCFLDFSQSAARAAGLTPQQHQALLAIKAWRGGQPTVGDLAARLLLRHHSAVELANRLEAGGLLVREADEDDGRIARLRLTEEAEALLAQLSAVHLEELRQLGPELAAMLAALRDEA; via the coding sequence ATGCCGTCCTCTCGCAGCAGTTCCCGCACCACCACCGCCCGCAACGCAAACCCGCGCCGCCGTAAGCCCAGACAACGCGACTACGAGCGCCTGTCTGACTTCCGCTACGCCCTGCGCTGCTTCCTGGATTTCAGCCAGAGCGCCGCCCGCGCCGCTGGCCTCACCCCGCAACAACACCAGGCCCTGCTGGCGATCAAGGCCTGGCGCGGCGGCCAGCCCACCGTGGGTGATCTGGCCGCACGCCTGCTGCTGCGCCATCACAGCGCCGTCGAGCTGGCGAACCGCCTGGAAGCCGGTGGCCTGCTGGTGCGCGAGGCCGACGAAGACGATGGACGTATCGCCCGCCTGCGCCTGACCGAGGAGGCAGAAGCGCTGCTGGCCCAGCTCTCCGCGGTGCATCTGGAAGAACTGCGCCAGCTCGGCCCCGAGCTGGCGGCGATGCTCGCCGCCCTACGCGACGAGGCCTGA
- a CDS encoding VOC family protein, which yields MLGSEKLVGFVATATPGKSRVFYEDTLGLQLLEDSPFALVFRAGATTIRVQKVQGVVVSGYTALGWQVSDIARTVEELAARGVAFQRYEGMDQDATGIWRTPDGSRVAWFRDPDGNTLSITQMVAA from the coding sequence ATGCTCGGCAGTGAAAAGCTCGTTGGTTTCGTTGCGACCGCTACGCCTGGCAAGTCCCGGGTCTTCTACGAAGACACGCTGGGTCTTCAGCTCCTCGAAGACAGCCCCTTTGCGTTGGTCTTCCGCGCCGGTGCGACAACGATCCGGGTGCAGAAGGTGCAAGGCGTCGTGGTCAGCGGCTACACGGCCCTTGGCTGGCAGGTGAGCGACATCGCCCGCACGGTAGAAGAGCTTGCAGCCCGAGGCGTGGCGTTCCAGCGCTATGAAGGCATGGATCAGGACGCAACCGGCATCTGGCGCACGCCGGACGGCTCACGGGTTGCCTGGTTCAGGGATCCGGATGGAAACACCCTGTCCATCACGCAGATGGTGGCCGCATGA
- a CDS encoding isoprenylcysteine carboxylmethyltransferase family protein, producing the protein MFWRALFAFIAMPGMVAFVVPALWLWQSGASLHNRWGGAVLGLGALGLLWCVRDFHVQGKGTLAPWSPPRNLVIVGLYRYSRNPMYVCVTLILLGWAVSFASPGLLAYSVFVGLAFQLRVVYGEEPWLARTYGATWEAYAKRVPRWLGRWWHGA; encoded by the coding sequence ATGTTCTGGCGAGCGCTGTTCGCATTCATCGCGATGCCGGGGATGGTGGCCTTCGTCGTCCCGGCCCTGTGGCTATGGCAGTCCGGGGCATCGCTTCACAACCGCTGGGGCGGGGCGGTTCTCGGGTTGGGGGCGCTCGGCCTGCTCTGGTGTGTGCGGGATTTCCATGTCCAGGGCAAGGGAACACTGGCGCCGTGGTCGCCGCCCCGGAACCTGGTCATCGTCGGCTTGTACCGATACAGCCGGAATCCCATGTATGTCTGCGTCACGCTCATCCTGCTTGGATGGGCCGTCTCCTTCGCCTCGCCTGGCCTGCTTGCGTACAGCGTGTTCGTCGGCTTGGCCTTCCAGCTGCGCGTCGTCTACGGTGAGGAGCCCTGGCTCGCCAGGACGTACGGCGCCACCTGGGAGGCCTATGCGAAGCGCGTGCCACGCTGGCTGGGTCGATGGTGGCACGGGGCGTAA
- a CDS encoding transporter substrate-binding domain-containing protein: MRTFSGAHGDPASWVRTCGRRIAPPMQQRTTKSPLRSRPVLACPGLYAWVSAILVLVATALSPVAVAADAKAQALRTVVRVAVKPIAPFVIKQGAELSGFSVDLWSALAQSLKVDTAWVEVASVNEQLQAVRTGKADAAIAAITITQERDRLVDFTHPYFDSGLQILVRTEGGSWLSAAFDSFPWSTIGTLLGAFLAVMFIVANVLWLVERRTSERFRKGYLKGVGEGLWGVALIVATGEHGDREGSRVVKRLVVFLMWLVGVVLIAQLTATISSTQTVARMHATIHGPNDLAGKRVVTVRGTVAAAYLTEQGFKYQEVASADEACELVLKGEAQAMVFDAPTIQYLAMQRGKGVLQVVGPIFEAQKYGIAVPDGSPLRKRINDALLKMYEDGRYQTLYAKWFSQG; this comes from the coding sequence TTGCGGACCTTCTCCGGCGCGCATGGCGACCCTGCGTCGTGGGTCCGGACTTGCGGTCGGCGCATTGCCCCTCCGATGCAGCAGCGAACCACCAAGTCGCCGCTGCGCTCGCGCCCGGTGCTGGCATGCCCCGGCCTGTACGCATGGGTGTCGGCCATTCTCGTTCTGGTCGCAACCGCGCTGAGCCCGGTCGCCGTGGCCGCTGATGCCAAGGCGCAGGCTCTGCGCACGGTGGTGCGCGTGGCGGTCAAGCCGATCGCGCCATTCGTGATCAAGCAGGGCGCCGAGCTGAGTGGCTTCAGCGTTGATCTGTGGAGCGCGCTCGCGCAGTCGCTCAAGGTGGACACTGCGTGGGTCGAGGTTGCCTCCGTCAATGAGCAGTTGCAGGCGGTGAGGACGGGCAAAGCCGATGCGGCGATCGCGGCGATCACGATCACGCAGGAGCGCGACCGACTGGTGGACTTCACGCATCCCTATTTCGACTCGGGCCTGCAGATCCTCGTGCGGACAGAGGGGGGCAGTTGGCTGTCGGCGGCGTTCGACTCCTTCCCGTGGTCCACGATCGGCACGCTCCTTGGCGCCTTCCTTGCCGTCATGTTCATCGTCGCCAACGTTCTCTGGCTCGTCGAGCGCAGGACCAGCGAGCGCTTTCGCAAGGGCTATCTGAAAGGGGTGGGCGAGGGGCTGTGGGGTGTGGCGCTGATCGTCGCGACGGGTGAACATGGCGACAGGGAGGGCTCGCGTGTGGTCAAGCGACTCGTGGTCTTTCTCATGTGGCTGGTCGGTGTCGTCCTGATCGCGCAGCTGACGGCCACGATCAGCTCGACGCAGACGGTCGCCCGCATGCACGCGACGATCCACGGTCCGAACGATCTGGCCGGCAAGCGGGTTGTCACCGTGCGCGGGACCGTCGCCGCGGCCTATCTGACGGAGCAGGGATTCAAGTATCAGGAGGTGGCCTCCGCCGACGAGGCATGCGAACTCGTCCTGAAGGGCGAGGCGCAGGCGATGGTCTTCGACGCGCCGACGATCCAGTACCTTGCGATGCAGCGTGGCAAGGGTGTCCTGCAGGTCGTCGGGCCGATTTTCGAAGCGCAGAAGTACGGGATAGCAGTCCCCGACGGGAGTCCGCTGCGCAAGCGGATCAATGACGCCTTGCTGAAGATGTATGAGGACGGGCGCTACCAGACCCTGTACGCCAAGTGGTTCTCGCAGGGCTAG